One Nocardia iowensis DNA window includes the following coding sequences:
- a CDS encoding thioredoxin family protein, translating into MIEITILAVVLLAAVAVGVVLRRREGKVRAADVIETHSARAGLLASVGVTGTGPAVLHFSADWCGPCAAVRRVVADVTGQLAESAQPPLDIEVDIDAEPVLAKELNVLSLPTTFVFDSEGRERFRISGVPKVTDLRSALEPLTIAA; encoded by the coding sequence ATGATCGAAATCACAATTCTGGCAGTGGTGTTGCTGGCCGCCGTGGCGGTGGGCGTCGTGCTGCGCCGCCGCGAGGGCAAGGTCCGCGCCGCGGACGTGATCGAAACCCACTCGGCGCGTGCCGGTTTGCTCGCCTCCGTCGGCGTGACCGGAACCGGCCCCGCCGTGCTGCATTTCTCCGCCGACTGGTGCGGGCCGTGTGCCGCGGTGCGCCGCGTCGTCGCCGATGTCACCGGGCAGCTGGCCGAATCGGCGCAGCCGCCGCTGGACATCGAAGTCGACATCGATGCCGAGCCCGTGCTCGCCAAGGAACTGAACGTGCTCTCGCTGCCGACCACGTTCGTCTTCGATAGTGAAGGCCGCGAACGCTTTCGGATCTCCGGCGTGCCGAAGGTGACCGATCTGCGCTCCGCGCTAGAGCCGCTGACCATAGCCGCCTAG
- a CDS encoding LmeA family phospholipid-binding protein, whose protein sequence is MRKLIIGLLILAGLAVVIDFSVAAYSEYRVSRALREGADLPADPAVAIGGIQFLGQGIDGRYDSVLIRASGNQPHTPGEYELEALLTGVRLPLSDLVDGSLRNVPVERVESSLRIGPTELGRLFNIPDLQVQGRVADKSDGTGGSGGSGLTAADDEPLCLFGKLPEFSGTQYGGGKVAVQADLLLDGDRLNVVATGFCPKTGNEKTIPAAAIPATEHPAVLARFTRTIDIKELPFGVHPTKVRTDGGWIVVEGKGVNVTIDLDRLQRP, encoded by the coding sequence ATGCGCAAGCTCATCATCGGGCTGCTGATTCTCGCGGGACTCGCAGTAGTCATTGATTTCAGCGTCGCGGCCTACTCGGAATACCGGGTGTCGCGCGCGCTACGCGAGGGCGCCGATCTGCCCGCCGATCCCGCGGTGGCCATCGGCGGGATTCAATTCCTCGGCCAGGGCATCGACGGTCGCTACGACAGCGTGCTGATCAGGGCAAGCGGAAACCAACCGCATACGCCGGGCGAATACGAGCTCGAAGCGCTGCTGACCGGCGTGCGGCTGCCGCTGAGCGACCTGGTCGACGGCAGCCTGCGCAACGTGCCGGTGGAGCGGGTGGAGAGCTCGCTGCGGATCGGGCCGACCGAGCTCGGCAGGTTGTTCAACATCCCCGACCTGCAGGTGCAGGGCAGGGTGGCGGACAAATCCGATGGCACCGGCGGCTCGGGTGGCTCGGGGTTGACCGCGGCGGACGACGAGCCGCTGTGCCTGTTCGGCAAGCTGCCGGAGTTCTCCGGCACCCAGTACGGCGGCGGAAAGGTCGCCGTGCAGGCCGATCTGCTGCTCGACGGCGACCGGCTGAACGTCGTCGCGACCGGCTTCTGCCCCAAGACCGGGAACGAGAAGACGATTCCGGCCGCGGCGATCCCGGCGACCGAGCACCCGGCGGTGCTCGCGCGGTTCACCCGTACTATCGACATCAAGGAATTGCCGTTCGGTGTCCATCCCACCAAGGTCCGCACGGACGGCGGGTGGATCGTGGTGGAGGGCAAGGGTGTGAACGTGACGATCGACCTCGACCGATTGCAGCGACCATGA
- a CDS encoding winged helix-turn-helix transcriptional regulator, which yields MELLLLTSDPNPEAVLPSLALLAHNVRPVPTEVSSLLEAGTADVALVDARTDLAAARGLCRLLGSTGSSVPVVAVLTEGGLVAVNADWGLDDILLPGTGPAELDARLRLLVGRNGGVASPENSGKITLGELVIDEGTYTARLRGRPLDLTYKEFELLKYLAQHAGRVFTRAQLLQEVWGYDFFGGTRTVDVHVRRLRAKLGSEYESLIGTVRNVGYKAVRPSRSATKGEAVPFPEDETEGTDDSPLAPVNGSVQ from the coding sequence GTGGAGCTGCTCCTGCTGACCTCCGACCCCAATCCCGAGGCGGTGTTGCCTTCGCTGGCGCTGCTGGCGCACAACGTGCGTCCGGTGCCGACCGAGGTCTCTTCGCTGCTCGAGGCGGGTACCGCGGATGTCGCCCTGGTCGACGCGCGCACCGACCTCGCCGCCGCCCGTGGTCTGTGCCGCCTGCTCGGCAGCACCGGATCGTCGGTGCCGGTGGTCGCCGTGCTCACCGAAGGCGGTCTGGTCGCGGTCAACGCGGACTGGGGACTCGACGACATCCTGCTGCCCGGCACCGGTCCCGCCGAGCTGGACGCCAGGCTGCGGCTGCTCGTCGGCCGCAACGGCGGCGTGGCCAGCCCGGAGAACTCCGGCAAGATCACCCTCGGCGAGTTGGTGATCGACGAGGGCACCTACACGGCGCGGCTGCGCGGGCGTCCGCTCGATCTCACCTACAAGGAATTCGAGCTGCTCAAGTACCTCGCTCAGCATGCGGGCCGGGTGTTCACCAGGGCTCAGCTGCTGCAAGAGGTGTGGGGCTACGACTTCTTCGGCGGCACCCGCACCGTCGACGTGCACGTCCGGCGGCTGCGCGCCAAGCTCGGCAGCGAATACGAATCGCTCATCGGCACCGTGCGCAATGTCGGTTATAAGGCCGTGCGGCCGTCCAGGTCCGCGACCAAGGGTGAGGCGGTCCCGTTTCCGGAGGACGAGACGGAGGGTACGGACGACTCGCCGCTCGCTCCGGTCAACGGCTCCGTGCAGTGA
- the mshD gene encoding mycothiol synthase, protein MTGAATQWTGRLDSDAAAAVRQLLERATAADGVAPVSEQAVLSLSASDDPTVRHLLTVRDDVITGYANLVPAHGEHPAMAEVAVDPAARGHGIGTGLVAAALAEGGPGTRVWAHGDLPAAKAVSARLGLFTARELWQMRRALATPELPELGARGRVTVRTYAGPADDAELLRVNNAAFAWHPEQGGWTERDIEVRREEPWFDPAGLFLATDTTDPGRVLGFHWTKVHYEENPAVGEVYVVGIDPAAQGRGLGRLLTLVGLHYLRDRGLAEVLLYTEADNTAAVHTYTRLGFAPAHVDVAYSASSAE, encoded by the coding sequence ATGACCGGCGCGGCAACACAGTGGACCGGGCGGCTGGATTCGGACGCGGCGGCCGCCGTTCGGCAACTGCTCGAACGCGCGACCGCCGCCGACGGCGTCGCCCCCGTCTCCGAACAGGCGGTCCTGTCGCTGAGCGCGAGCGATGACCCGACCGTTCGGCACCTGCTCACGGTGCGCGACGATGTGATCACCGGCTACGCGAATCTCGTTCCGGCACATGGCGAACACCCGGCGATGGCCGAGGTCGCGGTCGATCCGGCCGCGCGCGGGCACGGCATCGGCACCGGCTTGGTCGCCGCCGCGCTCGCCGAGGGCGGGCCGGGCACCCGGGTCTGGGCGCACGGCGACCTGCCCGCCGCCAAGGCCGTTTCGGCCCGGCTCGGCCTGTTCACCGCCCGTGAGCTCTGGCAGATGCGCCGGGCACTAGCAACGCCCGAGCTACCTGAGTTGGGTGCCCGCGGCCGGGTGACCGTTCGCACCTACGCGGGCCCCGCCGACGACGCCGAGTTGCTGCGCGTGAACAATGCCGCCTTCGCCTGGCATCCGGAGCAGGGCGGGTGGACCGAACGCGACATCGAGGTACGCCGCGAAGAGCCGTGGTTCGACCCTGCGGGCCTGTTCCTCGCGACCGACACCACCGATCCCGGCCGGGTCCTCGGATTCCATTGGACCAAGGTGCATTACGAGGAGAATCCGGCCGTCGGCGAGGTGTACGTGGTCGGCATCGATCCGGCCGCGCAGGGCCGCGGTCTCGGCCGTTTGCTGACCCTGGTCGGCCTGCACTATTTACGCGATCGCGGGCTCGCCGAAGTGTTGCTCTACACCGAGGCCGACAACACCGCGGCCGTGCACACCTACACCCGGTTGGGGTTCGCTCCGGCACACGTCGACGTGGCCTATTCCGCGTCCTCAGCTGAATAG
- the pstS gene encoding phosphate ABC transporter substrate-binding protein PstS, with amino-acid sequence MNLKRSSALVGVLAVGAMTLVGCGSDDNTSSSDGNTAKSDIDCGGKKALKSSGSSAQKNAMDRFVAAYETNCDGYTLNYTSSGSGAGVNEFIGGQTDFGGSDSPLSTKKEEPAKAQERCGAPAWNLPTVFGPIAITYNIDGVTDLVLDGPTAAKVFNGAVTTWDAPEIKALNPNAKLPSDKIAVIFRSDESGTTDNFQLYLDAASDGAWGKGAGKAFTGGVGEGAKGNEGSSAAVKNTKNSITYNEWSFAKAQNLSIAQIITSASKTPVKLDTASAGKAIDSAKIKGEGNDLVLDTSSFYKPTEAGAYPIILPTYEIVCSKYQDADTAKAVKAFLTSAVSNGQKGLDEAGYVPIPDKFKTRLTTAINAIS; translated from the coding sequence GTGAATCTGAAGCGCAGCAGCGCCCTCGTGGGTGTGCTGGCCGTTGGTGCCATGACGCTCGTGGGTTGTGGCAGTGACGACAACACGTCCAGCAGCGATGGCAACACCGCCAAGTCGGACATCGACTGTGGTGGCAAGAAGGCGCTCAAGTCCAGCGGCTCGTCGGCGCAGAAGAACGCGATGGACCGCTTCGTCGCCGCGTACGAGACCAACTGCGACGGCTACACGCTGAACTACACGTCGAGCGGTTCGGGCGCGGGCGTCAACGAGTTCATCGGCGGCCAGACCGATTTCGGTGGCTCCGACTCCCCGCTCAGCACCAAGAAGGAAGAGCCGGCCAAGGCACAGGAGCGCTGCGGCGCCCCGGCCTGGAACCTGCCGACCGTGTTCGGCCCGATCGCCATCACCTACAACATCGACGGCGTCACCGACCTCGTGCTCGACGGCCCGACCGCCGCCAAGGTGTTCAACGGCGCCGTCACCACCTGGGACGCCCCGGAGATCAAGGCGCTCAACCCGAACGCCAAGCTCCCCTCCGACAAGATCGCGGTGATCTTCCGCAGCGACGAGTCGGGCACCACCGACAACTTCCAGCTCTACCTGGACGCGGCGTCCGACGGCGCCTGGGGCAAGGGCGCGGGCAAGGCGTTCACCGGCGGTGTCGGTGAGGGCGCGAAGGGCAACGAAGGCTCCTCGGCCGCGGTGAAGAACACCAAGAACTCGATCACCTACAACGAGTGGTCGTTCGCGAAGGCGCAGAACCTGTCCATCGCGCAGATCATCACCTCGGCCTCCAAGACCCCGGTGAAGTTGGACACCGCGTCCGCGGGCAAGGCCATCGACAGCGCGAAGATCAAGGGCGAGGGCAACGACCTGGTGCTGGACACCAGCTCGTTCTACAAGCCGACCGAGGCGGGCGCCTACCCGATCATCCTGCCGACCTACGAGATCGTGTGCTCGAAGTACCAGGACGCCGACACCGCCAAGGCGGTCAAGGCATTCCTGACCTCGGCGGTCAGCAACGGCCAGAAGGGCTTGGACGAGGCAGGCTACGTGCCGATCCCGGACAAGTTCAAGACCCGCCTGACCACCGCGATCAACGCCATCTCCTGA
- the pstC gene encoding phosphate ABC transporter permease subunit PstC → MSSEPSTEPAKKARPAHSNRAEIIFRSLATAAGATIVAAIALIALFLLIRAVPSVMANDANFFTSTEFNTSNADNLRFGIRDLFMVTVLSSIFALVIAVPIGVGIALFLTHYAPKLLARPFATLVDLLAAVPSIVFGLWGFLVLAPQLEPAQKFLNEKLGWFFLFSDGNVSIAGGGTIFTAGVVLAVMILPIITSVSREVFNLTPPAHIEAAHALGATKWEMVRMTVLPYGRSGVIAGSMLGLGRALGETIAVLVVLRTSAQAGHWSVFDGGYTFASKIASAASEFSSPLPTGAYIAAGFVLFALTFVVNALARLAAGGRVNG, encoded by the coding sequence ATGTCGAGTGAACCGAGCACCGAGCCGGCCAAAAAGGCTCGCCCCGCCCACAGCAATCGGGCCGAGATCATCTTCCGGTCTCTTGCCACCGCCGCGGGCGCTACCATCGTCGCCGCCATCGCGTTGATCGCGCTATTCCTGCTGATCCGTGCGGTGCCCTCGGTCATGGCGAACGACGCGAACTTCTTCACCAGCACCGAGTTCAACACCTCCAACGCCGACAACCTGCGCTTCGGCATCCGTGACCTGTTCATGGTGACGGTGCTGAGCTCGATCTTCGCGCTGGTGATCGCGGTGCCGATCGGCGTCGGCATCGCGCTGTTCCTGACCCATTACGCGCCGAAGCTGCTGGCGCGGCCGTTCGCGACGCTGGTCGACCTGCTCGCCGCGGTGCCGTCGATCGTGTTCGGTCTCTGGGGATTCCTGGTGCTCGCACCGCAGCTGGAACCGGCGCAGAAGTTCTTGAACGAAAAACTCGGCTGGTTCTTCCTGTTCTCCGACGGCAACGTCTCGATCGCCGGTGGCGGCACCATCTTCACCGCGGGCGTGGTGCTCGCGGTGATGATTCTGCCGATCATCACCTCGGTCTCCCGTGAGGTCTTCAATCTCACCCCGCCCGCGCACATCGAGGCCGCCCACGCGCTTGGCGCCACCAAGTGGGAGATGGTGCGGATGACCGTGCTGCCCTACGGCCGCAGCGGTGTGATCGCCGGTTCGATGCTCGGTCTCGGCCGCGCGCTCGGCGAGACGATCGCGGTGCTGGTCGTGCTGCGGACCTCGGCGCAGGCCGGGCACTGGTCGGTATTCGACGGCGGCTACACGTTCGCGTCCAAGATCGCCTCCGCGGCTTCGGAATTCAGTTCGCCGCTGCCGACCGGCGCCTACATCGCGGCAGGCTTCGTGTTGTTCGCGCTGACCTTCGTCGTCAACGCGCTGGCCCGGCTCGCCGCCGGCGGAAGGGTGAACGGGTGA
- the pstA gene encoding phosphate ABC transporter permease PstA, which produces MTSTTLDKPIKAPTFRHVSTGRRIRNNIATGTVWLCFAIALIPLAWVLIMVVSKGFESVVSVDWWQKSQKGILPDQSGGGVYHAIYGTIVQSAIAAVIAVPLGIMAAIYLVEYGRGWLAKTTTFMVDILAGVPSIVAALFIFALWIATFGAPQSAFAVSLALVLLMLPVVVRSTEEMLKLVPDELREASYALGVPKWKTIARIVVPTALPGMISGILLSLARVMGETAPVLVLVGYSKSINTDLFDGNMASLPLLIYQELANPEPEGRARVWGAALTLILLIALLYAAAAVVNKLLTRNR; this is translated from the coding sequence ATGACCTCGACCACACTCGACAAGCCGATCAAGGCGCCGACCTTCCGGCACGTCAGCACCGGGCGGCGGATCCGCAACAACATCGCGACCGGCACGGTCTGGCTGTGCTTCGCCATCGCGCTGATCCCGCTGGCCTGGGTGCTCATCATGGTGGTGAGCAAGGGCTTCGAATCCGTTGTCTCGGTGGACTGGTGGCAGAAGTCGCAGAAGGGCATCCTGCCCGACCAGTCCGGTGGCGGTGTGTACCACGCCATCTACGGCACCATCGTGCAGTCGGCGATCGCCGCGGTCATCGCGGTGCCGCTCGGCATCATGGCCGCCATCTACCTGGTCGAATACGGCCGTGGCTGGCTGGCCAAGACCACCACCTTCATGGTGGACATCCTCGCGGGCGTGCCGTCCATCGTCGCGGCGCTGTTCATCTTCGCGCTGTGGATCGCCACCTTCGGCGCACCGCAGAGCGCCTTCGCGGTGTCGCTGGCATTGGTGCTGCTGATGCTGCCGGTGGTGGTGCGCAGCACCGAGGAAATGCTGAAGCTGGTGCCGGACGAACTGCGCGAAGCCTCCTACGCGCTCGGCGTCCCGAAGTGGAAGACCATCGCCAGGATCGTGGTGCCGACCGCGCTGCCCGGAATGATCAGTGGCATCCTGCTCTCCCTCGCCCGGGTCATGGGTGAGACCGCTCCGGTGCTGGTGCTCGTCGGCTACAGCAAGTCCATCAACACCGACCTCTTCGACGGCAACATGGCCTCGCTGCCGCTGTTGATCTACCAGGAGCTGGCGAACCCGGAGCCCGAGGGACGGGCCAGGGTGTGGGGCGCGGCGCTGACGCTGATCCTGCTCATCGCGCTGCTGTACGCGGCGGCCGCGGTCGTCAACAAGCTGCTCACGCGGAATCGATAG
- the pstB gene encoding phosphate ABC transporter ATP-binding protein PstB: MAKRIDVKDLNIFYGKFHAVADVDLTVLPRSVTAFIGPSGCGKSTVLRSLNRMHEVTPNARVEGAVLLDGEDIYGSQIDPVGVRRTIGMVFQRPNPFPTMSIRDNVVAGLKLQGVRNKKELDEVAERSLRGANLWNEVKDRLDKPGGGLSGGQQQRLCIARAIAVSPDVLLMDEPCSALDPISTLAIEDLITELKKEFTIVIVTHNMQQAARVSDQTGFFNLEAQGKPGRLVEIDDTEKIFSNPGKKATEDYISGRFG, translated from the coding sequence ATGGCCAAGCGGATCGACGTCAAAGACCTGAACATCTTCTACGGCAAGTTCCACGCGGTCGCCGATGTGGACTTGACCGTGCTGCCGCGCAGTGTCACCGCCTTCATCGGACCGTCGGGTTGCGGTAAGTCCACCGTGCTGCGGTCACTCAACCGCATGCACGAGGTGACGCCGAACGCCCGCGTCGAGGGTGCGGTGCTGCTCGATGGCGAGGACATCTACGGCTCGCAGATCGACCCGGTCGGCGTGCGCCGCACCATCGGCATGGTGTTCCAGCGCCCGAACCCGTTCCCCACCATGTCGATTCGCGACAACGTGGTGGCCGGACTGAAGTTGCAGGGTGTACGCAACAAGAAGGAGCTCGATGAGGTCGCCGAGCGCTCGCTGCGCGGTGCGAACCTCTGGAACGAGGTGAAGGACCGCCTCGACAAGCCGGGCGGCGGCCTGTCCGGCGGTCAGCAGCAGCGACTGTGCATCGCCCGGGCGATCGCGGTATCGCCGGACGTGCTGCTGATGGACGAGCCCTGTTCGGCCCTCGACCCGATCTCGACGCTGGCGATCGAGGACCTGATCACCGAGCTCAAGAAGGAATTCACGATCGTCATCGTCACCCACAACATGCAGCAGGCTGCCCGGGTGAGCGACCAGACCGGCTTCTTCAACCTGGAGGCCCAGGGCAAGCCCGGCCGGTTGGTCGAGATCGACGACACCGAGAAGATCTTCTCCAACCCCGGCAAGAAGGCCACGGAGGATTACATCTCCGGCCGCTTCGGGTAA
- the phoU gene encoding phosphate signaling complex protein PhoU, translated as MRVIYNEQMADLAHLLGEMAGLAGSAMDRATQSLLQADLTLAEQVITEADRIAELIQDAEEKAFALLALQAPVAGDLRQVVSAIQIVADVNRMGALALHVAKVTRRRHPNHALPEAVNGYFAEMGRIAVNMGAGAKEVLETRDPERAAQLNEDDEAMDDLHRHLFTLLMDRDWKYGVAAAVDVTLLGRYYERFADHAVEIGRRVIFLVTGVLPPDPDVES; from the coding sequence ATGCGTGTCATCTACAACGAGCAAATGGCGGATCTCGCCCACCTCTTGGGCGAGATGGCCGGTCTGGCTGGTTCGGCCATGGATCGGGCCACCCAGTCACTGCTCCAGGCCGACCTCACCCTGGCAGAGCAGGTGATCACCGAGGCCGACCGAATCGCCGAGCTGATCCAGGACGCCGAGGAGAAGGCGTTCGCACTGCTGGCGCTGCAGGCGCCGGTCGCGGGCGACCTGCGACAGGTGGTCAGTGCGATCCAGATCGTCGCCGACGTCAATCGGATGGGCGCGCTCGCGCTGCACGTGGCCAAGGTGACCCGGCGGCGCCACCCCAACCACGCACTACCCGAGGCGGTCAACGGCTACTTCGCCGAGATGGGCCGCATCGCGGTCAACATGGGCGCCGGCGCCAAAGAGGTGCTGGAGACGCGCGACCCGGAGCGCGCCGCGCAGCTCAACGAGGACGACGAGGCGATGGACGACCTGCACCGTCACCTGTTCACCCTGCTGATGGACCGCGACTGGAAGTACGGCGTGGCCGCCGCCGTCGACGTCACCCTGCTCGGCCGCTACTACGAGCGCTTCGCCGACCACGCCGTCGAGATCGGCCGCCGCGTCATCTTTCTGGTCACTGGCGTGTTGCCGCCGGACCCCGACGTCGAATCGTGA
- a CDS encoding LCP family protein — protein sequence MGDDRHGHSPRPGGRAPWERYPTEDYSERDGSRSSRRSRHTDATADPGAAPLTVQDLVEKVDNERSGRRGRRAAAPDDAAAPSRGTRRGEPAPPAADPARTRPAEQSARRPADQPRRPTDQPRPPEQPTRRQGDPAARRQPAPGHPAEQAQRRPAEQTQRHPAEQTQRRSADGPPPRTAGSPVVQDIAGTPAARTPNRRGPAEDNRQATPAARAKQETAEEVTDILPPLAETSRAKRKKTDWPTSEAGAAQPKSVGAAPLSRLAASKQRRNKRLRLIGRSAMAVFAVLCLLITGGGWSYLRSTGNGFTQISAIDNNSEDVVDSNAQLGDENYLLVGTDTRAGVNSQVGAGTLDDAEGSRADTVMLVNIPKNRSRVVVVSFPRDLDVTRPQCNGWDNEKVQYTNEVFPSAIGDKLNAVYALGGPKCLFTTIQRMTGSAINHFIAVDFAGFEAMVDQIGGVEVCAPKPITDEVLGTVLENPGKQRVNGSTALNYVRARHVYGEERSDYDRINRQQRFMASLLRGALSSRVLFDPGKLNGFINEFTKHTWVDKVQPSDLLTLGRSLQKLDAGTVTFLTIPTAGTTSYGNEIPRESDIKAIFKAIRDDQPLPGEKKVSPAPGSIPSAPPTPPKLTAADPSTVSLLVSNGSGVGGAAQRAATKLGNQGFQIFNTGNYSGGQEVTSKVRYGPGQEAAAATVASSIPGALLESANDLGGIVEVVIGADFTGTVRAPAPVGEPISNMPATAAATPVTLPSDLEHVNAADDTCK from the coding sequence GTGGGTGACGATCGGCACGGGCATTCGCCACGGCCCGGAGGTCGCGCCCCGTGGGAGCGCTATCCCACGGAGGATTACAGCGAACGAGACGGCTCCCGGTCGTCCCGACGGTCCCGGCATACCGACGCCACCGCGGACCCCGGTGCGGCCCCACTCACCGTGCAGGATCTGGTCGAGAAGGTGGACAACGAGCGCTCCGGCCGCCGGGGACGGCGCGCCGCCGCGCCCGACGACGCCGCCGCGCCGAGCCGGGGAACCCGGCGCGGTGAACCGGCACCGCCCGCCGCGGACCCCGCGCGCACGCGCCCCGCCGAGCAGTCCGCACGCCGCCCGGCCGACCAGCCCCGCCGTCCAACGGACCAGCCGCGCCCACCGGAGCAGCCGACCCGGCGCCAAGGCGATCCGGCCGCTCGACGCCAACCCGCACCCGGCCACCCGGCCGAGCAGGCTCAGCGCCGCCCGGCCGAGCAGACTCAGCGCCACCCGGCCGAGCAGACTCAGCGGCGCTCCGCTGACGGCCCACCGCCGCGCACGGCCGGTTCACCGGTAGTCCAGGACATCGCGGGCACCCCCGCCGCGCGAACCCCGAACCGGCGCGGTCCTGCCGAGGACAACAGGCAGGCCACCCCGGCCGCCCGCGCGAAGCAGGAAACGGCCGAAGAGGTCACCGATATCCTGCCGCCGCTCGCCGAGACCAGCCGGGCCAAGCGCAAGAAGACCGACTGGCCGACCAGCGAAGCCGGTGCCGCCCAACCCAAGTCGGTCGGCGCCGCACCACTGTCCCGGCTGGCTGCCAGCAAGCAGCGCCGCAACAAGCGGCTGCGGCTCATCGGGCGTAGCGCCATGGCGGTCTTCGCGGTGCTCTGCCTGCTCATCACCGGCGGCGGCTGGAGCTATCTGCGTTCCACCGGCAACGGGTTCACCCAGATCTCGGCGATCGACAACAACAGCGAAGACGTCGTCGACTCGAACGCGCAGCTCGGTGACGAGAACTACCTGCTCGTCGGCACCGACACCCGCGCCGGGGTGAACAGTCAGGTCGGCGCGGGCACGCTCGACGATGCCGAGGGCTCCCGCGCGGACACCGTCATGCTGGTGAACATCCCGAAGAACCGCTCCCGCGTAGTTGTCGTCTCGTTCCCCCGCGACCTCGATGTCACCAGGCCGCAGTGCAACGGCTGGGACAACGAGAAGGTCCAGTACACCAACGAGGTCTTCCCCTCGGCCATCGGCGACAAGCTCAACGCCGTCTACGCGCTCGGCGGCCCCAAGTGCCTGTTCACCACCATCCAGCGGATGACCGGCAGTGCGATCAATCACTTCATCGCGGTCGACTTCGCCGGCTTCGAGGCCATGGTCGATCAGATCGGCGGCGTCGAGGTGTGCGCGCCGAAGCCGATCACCGACGAAGTGCTCGGCACCGTGCTGGAGAACCCCGGCAAGCAGCGGGTGAACGGCTCGACCGCGCTGAACTACGTGCGCGCCCGGCACGTCTACGGCGAGGAGCGCAGCGATTACGACCGGATCAACCGGCAGCAGCGCTTCATGGCCTCGCTATTGCGCGGCGCGCTATCGAGCCGAGTGCTTTTCGATCCGGGCAAGCTGAACGGCTTCATCAACGAGTTCACCAAACACACCTGGGTCGACAAGGTGCAACCCTCCGATCTGCTGACCCTCGGCCGCTCGCTGCAGAAGCTGGACGCGGGCACCGTCACCTTCCTGACCATCCCCACCGCGGGCACCACCTCGTACGGCAACGAGATCCCCCGCGAATCCGACATCAAGGCCATCTTCAAGGCAATCCGCGACGACCAGCCACTACCTGGCGAGAAGAAGGTGTCCCCGGCCCCTGGATCCATCCCGTCGGCCCCGCCGACCCCGCCCAAGCTGACCGCGGCCGATCCGAGCACGGTGTCGCTGCTGGTTTCCAATGGCTCGGGTGTCGGGGGCGCGGCTCAGCGGGCGGCGACCAAGCTGGGCAACCAGGGTTTCCAGATCTTCAACACCGGCAACTACTCCGGCGGCCAAGAGGTGACCTCCAAGGTTCGCTATGGGCCAGGGCAGGAAGCCGCCGCGGCAACGGTAGCCAGCTCGATACCCGGCGCGCTGCTGGAGTCGGCGAACGATCTCGGCGGCATCGTCGAGGTCGTCATCGGCGCCGACTTCACCGGCACGGTGCGCGCTCCGGCGCCGGTCGGCGAGCCGATCTCGAACATGCCCGCCACTGCCGCTGCGACGCCGGTCACGCTGCCCTCGGATCTGGAGCACGTCAACGCCGCGGACGACACGTGTAAGTAA